A section of the Apodemus sylvaticus chromosome 10, mApoSyl1.1, whole genome shotgun sequence genome encodes:
- the Tmc6 gene encoding transmembrane channel-like protein 6 isoform X1 — MAQPLALALDVAETTGEGDSLEPSPYEESEVHDSFHQLIQEQSLRVAEEGLELLSLVPGRGDHTLPGLEGAPAHSTATLRILASMPSRTIGRSRGAIISQYYNRTVRLRRRSSRPLLGNVVRSARPSLRLYDLELDPTILEEDEKRSLLVKELQGLSGAQRDHMVRNMPLSLGEKRWLREKSWSPKGKQRRAHQGHRGAFSCCSRLRYSCMLALHSLGLALLSGLYAARPWRYALKQIGGQFGSSVLSYFLFLKTLLAFNALMLLPLLAFLVGVQAAFPPDPAGPVPSFSGLELFTGGGRFTHTVMYYGYYSNTTLSQSCAPREGGQCSPRLPYSMPLAYLFTVGATFFITCIVLVYSMSHSFGESYRVGSTKGIHALTVFCSWDYKVTQKRASRVQQDSICTQLKELLAEWQLRKRPRSACGRLRQVVVLGLGWLLCLGTTMGCTVAVLTFSEVMIQRSASGGQGVEMLALPLVVSVLNLVASYLFRGLATLERHESPVLEVYTAICRNLILKMAVLGVLCYHWLGRRVAALQGRCWEDFVGQELYRFMVVDFIFTLLDSLFGELVWRIISEKKLKRGQKPEFDIARNVLDLIYGQTLTWLGVLFSPLLPAVQSLRLLLLFHIKKASLMANCQAPRRPWLASHMSTVFLTLLCFPSFLGAAVFLCYAVWQVRPSSTCGPFRTLNTMYEAGTVWVRRLERAGSGASWLPWLHHLLVENTFFLFLASALLLAVIYLNIQVVKGQRKVICLLKEQIRNEGEDKIFLINKLHSVYEEGRSRPGRTQEVTEPPARPEDGGDRRNPAPPVTVIPQAETWT; from the exons ATGGCTCAGCCGCTGGCTTTAGCCCTAGATGTCGCAGAGACCACAGGGGAAGGAGA CAGCCTGGAGCCCAGCCCCTATGAAGAGAGTGAAGTCCACGACTCCTTCCACCAGCTCATTCAAGAGCAGAGTCTTCGGGTGGCGGAGGAGGGGCTGGAGCTCCTGTCCTTGGTTCCAG GCAGAGGTGACCACACCCTCCCGGGACTTGAAGGTGCTCCTGCCCATAGCACGGCCACCCTCCGCATCTTGGCCAGCATGCCCAGTCGCACCATTG GTCGCAGCCGTGGGGCTATCATCTCCCAGTACTACAACCGCACAGTGAGGCTTCGGCGCAGAAGCAGCCGGCCCCTGCTGGGGAATGTGGTGCGCTCTGCCCGGCCCAGCCTTCGCCTGTATGACCTGGAACTGGACCCTACAATCCTGGAGGAGGATG AGAAGCGGAGCCTGTTAGTGAAGGAGCTTCAGGGTCTGTCGGGGGCCCAGAGGGACCACATGGTCCGGAACATGCCCTTGAGTCTGGGTGAGAAGCGCTGGCTACG AGAGAAAAGTTGGAGTCCAAAAGGAAAGCAGCGGCGGGCCCACCAGGGCCACCGTGGGGCCTTCTCCTGCTGTAGCCGGCTCAGATACAGCTGCATGCTG GCTCTTCACAGCCTGGGGCTGGCACTGCTCTCAGGCCTGTACGCTGCCAGGCCGTGGCGCTACGCCCTGAAGCAGATTGGTGGTCAGTTTGGCTCCAGCGTCCTctcctacttcctcttcctcaAGACCCTGCTGGCCTTCAATGCTCTCATGCTGCTGCCTTTGCTGGCTTTCCTCGTGGGTGTGCAGGCGGCCTTCCCACCTGACCCAGCCGGCCCTGTGCCTTCCTTCTCTGGGCTGGAACTCTTCACTGGCGGG GGCCGGTTCACACACACTGTTATGTATTACGGCTACTACAGTAACACCACGCTGAGCCAGTCATGTGCCCCTCGGGAAGGTGGCCAGTGCAGTCCCAGGCTGCCCTACAGCATGCCACTGGCCTACCTCTTCACAGTGGGGGCCACCTTCTTCATCACCTGCATCGTTCTGGTGTACAG CATGTCCCACTCCTTTGGGGAGAGCTACCGGGTTGGCAGTACCAAGGGTATCCATGCCCTTACGGTCTTCTGCTCCTGGGACTACAAGGTGACCCAGAAGAGGGCTTCCCGTGTCCAGCAGGACAGCATCTGCACTCAGCTGAAG GAGCTGCTGGCTGAGTGGCAACTGCGAAAGCGCCCTCGGAGCGCGTGTGGGCGGCTGAGGCAGGTCGTCGTTCTAGGTCTGGGGTGGCTGCTGTGTCTGGGCACCACGATGGGCTGCACAGTGGCTGTCCTCACTTTCTCGGAGGTAATGATTCAG AGATCCGCCTCTGGTGGCCAAGGGGTGGAgatgctggccctgcccctggtggtcagtgttcttaacctggTTGCCTCCTACCTGTTCCGTGGTCTGGCCACTCTGGAGCGACATGAATCCCCGGTGCTGGAGGTATATACGGCCATCTGCAG GAACCTCATTCTGAAGATGGCCGTCCTGGGAGTGCTTTGCTATCACTGGCTGGGCCGCAGGGTGGCCGCTCTGCAGGGCCGCTGCTGGGAGGACTTTGTGGGCCAGGAACTGTACCGCTTCATGGTCGTGGATTTTATCTTCACGCTTTTGGACTCTCTTTTTGGCGAGTTGGTGTGGAG GATCATCTCAGAGAAGAAGCTCAAGAGGGGGCAGAAGCCTGAGTTTGACATTGCCAGGAATGTTCTGGACCTGATTTACGGACAGACCCTGACCTG GCTGGGCgtgctcttctctcctctcctgcctGCAGTGCAGAGTCTCAGGCTGCTCCTCCTTTTCCACATCAAGAAG GCAAGCCTGATGGCCAACTGCCAGGCCCCGCGCCGACCCTGGCTGGCCTCACACATGAGCACCGTCTTCCTCACCCTGCTCTGCTTCCCCTCGTTCCTGGGAGCAGCTGTTTTCCTCTGCTATGCTGTCTGGCA gGTGCGGCCCTCGAGCACATGCGGCCCCTTCCGGACGCTGAACACCATGTACGAGGCAGGCACGGTCTGGGTGCGTCGCCTGGAGCGGGCAGGTTCCGGGGCCTCCTGGCTGCCCTGGCTGCACCACTTGCTGGTGGAGaacactttcttccttttcctggcGTCGGCCCTGCTGCT GGCTGTCATCTACCTCAACATCCAGGTGGTGAAGGGACAACGGAAGGTCATCTGCCTGCTTAAGGAGCAGATCCGGAAT GAAGGAGAGGACAAGATCTTCCTGATCAACAAGCTTCACTCTGTTTACGAGGAGGGAAGGAGCAG GCCTGGCCGAACCCAGGAAGTTACTGAACCACCTGCCCGGCCTGAGGATGGAGGGGACAGAAGGAATCCTGCACCCCCAGTCACTGTGATCCCACAGGCAGAGACTTGGACCTGA
- the Tmc6 gene encoding transmembrane channel-like protein 6 isoform X5, protein MAQPLALALDVAETTGEGDSLEPSPYEESEVHDSFHQLIQEQSLRVAEEGLELLSLVPGRGDHTLPGLEGAPAHSTATLRILASMPSRTIGRSRGAIISQYYNRTVRLRRRSSRPLLGNVVRSARPSLRLYDLELDPTILEEDEKRSLLVKELQGLSGAQRDHMVRNMPLSLGEKRWLREKSWSPKGKQRRAHQGHRGAFSCCSRLRYSCMLALHSLGLALLSGLYAARPWRYALKQIGGQFGSSVLSYFLFLKTLLAFNALMLLPLLAFLVGVQAAFPPDPAGPVPSFSGLELFTGGGRFTHTVMYYGYYSNTTLSQSCAPREGGQCSPRLPYSMPLAYLFTVGATFFITCIVLVYSMSHSFGESYRVGSTKGIHALTVFCSWDYKVTQKRASRVQQDSICTQLKELLAEWQLRKRPRSACGRLRQVVVLGLGWLLCLGTTMGCTVAVLTFSEVMIQRSASGGQGVEMLALPLVVSVLNLVASYLFRGLATLERHESPVLEVYTAICRNLILKMAVLGVLCYHWLGRRVAALQGRCWEDFVGQELYRFMVVDFIFTLLDSLFGELVWRIISEKKLKRGQKPEFDIARNVLDLIYGQTLTWLGVLFSPLLPAVQSLRLLLLFHIKKASLMANCQAPRRPWLASHMSTVFLTLLCFPSFLGAAVFLCYAVWQVRPSSTCGPFRTLNTMYEAGTVWVRRLERAGSGASWLPWLHHLLVENTFFLFLASALLLAVIYLNIQVVKGQRKVICLLKEQIRNEAWNKRMLRCRAGRSSCVCL, encoded by the exons ATGGCTCAGCCGCTGGCTTTAGCCCTAGATGTCGCAGAGACCACAGGGGAAGGAGA CAGCCTGGAGCCCAGCCCCTATGAAGAGAGTGAAGTCCACGACTCCTTCCACCAGCTCATTCAAGAGCAGAGTCTTCGGGTGGCGGAGGAGGGGCTGGAGCTCCTGTCCTTGGTTCCAG GCAGAGGTGACCACACCCTCCCGGGACTTGAAGGTGCTCCTGCCCATAGCACGGCCACCCTCCGCATCTTGGCCAGCATGCCCAGTCGCACCATTG GTCGCAGCCGTGGGGCTATCATCTCCCAGTACTACAACCGCACAGTGAGGCTTCGGCGCAGAAGCAGCCGGCCCCTGCTGGGGAATGTGGTGCGCTCTGCCCGGCCCAGCCTTCGCCTGTATGACCTGGAACTGGACCCTACAATCCTGGAGGAGGATG AGAAGCGGAGCCTGTTAGTGAAGGAGCTTCAGGGTCTGTCGGGGGCCCAGAGGGACCACATGGTCCGGAACATGCCCTTGAGTCTGGGTGAGAAGCGCTGGCTACG AGAGAAAAGTTGGAGTCCAAAAGGAAAGCAGCGGCGGGCCCACCAGGGCCACCGTGGGGCCTTCTCCTGCTGTAGCCGGCTCAGATACAGCTGCATGCTG GCTCTTCACAGCCTGGGGCTGGCACTGCTCTCAGGCCTGTACGCTGCCAGGCCGTGGCGCTACGCCCTGAAGCAGATTGGTGGTCAGTTTGGCTCCAGCGTCCTctcctacttcctcttcctcaAGACCCTGCTGGCCTTCAATGCTCTCATGCTGCTGCCTTTGCTGGCTTTCCTCGTGGGTGTGCAGGCGGCCTTCCCACCTGACCCAGCCGGCCCTGTGCCTTCCTTCTCTGGGCTGGAACTCTTCACTGGCGGG GGCCGGTTCACACACACTGTTATGTATTACGGCTACTACAGTAACACCACGCTGAGCCAGTCATGTGCCCCTCGGGAAGGTGGCCAGTGCAGTCCCAGGCTGCCCTACAGCATGCCACTGGCCTACCTCTTCACAGTGGGGGCCACCTTCTTCATCACCTGCATCGTTCTGGTGTACAG CATGTCCCACTCCTTTGGGGAGAGCTACCGGGTTGGCAGTACCAAGGGTATCCATGCCCTTACGGTCTTCTGCTCCTGGGACTACAAGGTGACCCAGAAGAGGGCTTCCCGTGTCCAGCAGGACAGCATCTGCACTCAGCTGAAG GAGCTGCTGGCTGAGTGGCAACTGCGAAAGCGCCCTCGGAGCGCGTGTGGGCGGCTGAGGCAGGTCGTCGTTCTAGGTCTGGGGTGGCTGCTGTGTCTGGGCACCACGATGGGCTGCACAGTGGCTGTCCTCACTTTCTCGGAGGTAATGATTCAG AGATCCGCCTCTGGTGGCCAAGGGGTGGAgatgctggccctgcccctggtggtcagtgttcttaacctggTTGCCTCCTACCTGTTCCGTGGTCTGGCCACTCTGGAGCGACATGAATCCCCGGTGCTGGAGGTATATACGGCCATCTGCAG GAACCTCATTCTGAAGATGGCCGTCCTGGGAGTGCTTTGCTATCACTGGCTGGGCCGCAGGGTGGCCGCTCTGCAGGGCCGCTGCTGGGAGGACTTTGTGGGCCAGGAACTGTACCGCTTCATGGTCGTGGATTTTATCTTCACGCTTTTGGACTCTCTTTTTGGCGAGTTGGTGTGGAG GATCATCTCAGAGAAGAAGCTCAAGAGGGGGCAGAAGCCTGAGTTTGACATTGCCAGGAATGTTCTGGACCTGATTTACGGACAGACCCTGACCTG GCTGGGCgtgctcttctctcctctcctgcctGCAGTGCAGAGTCTCAGGCTGCTCCTCCTTTTCCACATCAAGAAG GCAAGCCTGATGGCCAACTGCCAGGCCCCGCGCCGACCCTGGCTGGCCTCACACATGAGCACCGTCTTCCTCACCCTGCTCTGCTTCCCCTCGTTCCTGGGAGCAGCTGTTTTCCTCTGCTATGCTGTCTGGCA gGTGCGGCCCTCGAGCACATGCGGCCCCTTCCGGACGCTGAACACCATGTACGAGGCAGGCACGGTCTGGGTGCGTCGCCTGGAGCGGGCAGGTTCCGGGGCCTCCTGGCTGCCCTGGCTGCACCACTTGCTGGTGGAGaacactttcttccttttcctggcGTCGGCCCTGCTGCT GGCTGTCATCTACCTCAACATCCAGGTGGTGAAGGGACAACGGAAGGTCATCTGCCTGCTTAAGGAGCAGATCCGGAAT GAAGCCTGGAACAAGCGAATGCTGAGGTGCAGGGCTGGACGTTCCTCATGCGTGTGTTTGTAG
- the Tmc6 gene encoding transmembrane channel-like protein 6 isoform X14 encodes MAQPLALALDVAETTGEGDSLEPSPYEESEVHDSFHQLIQEQSLRVAEEGLELLSLVPGRGDHTLPGLEGAPAHSTATLRILASMPSRTIGRSRGAIISQYYNRTVRLRRRSSRPLLGNVVRSARPSLRLYDLELDPTILEEDEKRSLLVKELQGLSGAQRDHMVRNMPLSLGEKRWLREKSWSPKGKQRRAHQGHRGAFSCCSRLRYSCMLALHSLGLALLSGLYAARPWRYALKQIGGQFGSSVLSYFLFLKTLLAFNALMLLPLLAFLVGVQAAFPPDPAGPVPSFSGLELFTGGGRFTHTVMYYGYYSNTTLSQSCAPREGGQCSPRLPYSMPLAYLFTVGATFFITCIVLVYSMSHSFGESYRVGSTKGIHALTVFCSWDYKVTQKRASRVQQDSICTQLKELLAEWQLRKRPRSACGRLRQVVVLGLGWLLCLGTTMGCTVAVLTFSEVMIQRSASGGQGVEMLALPLVVSVLNLVASYLFRGLATLERHESPVLEVYTAICRNLILKMAVLGVLCYHWLGRRVAALQGRCWEDFVGQELYRFMVVDFIFTLLDSLFGELVWRIISEKKLKRGQKPEFDIARNVLDLIYGQTLTWLGVLFSPLLPAVQSLRLLLLFHIKKGAALEHMRPLPDAEHHVRGRHGLGASPGAGRFRGLLAALAAPLAGGEHFLPFPGVGPAAVVKGQRKVICLLKEQIRNEAWNKRMLRCRAGRSSCVCL; translated from the exons ATGGCTCAGCCGCTGGCTTTAGCCCTAGATGTCGCAGAGACCACAGGGGAAGGAGA CAGCCTGGAGCCCAGCCCCTATGAAGAGAGTGAAGTCCACGACTCCTTCCACCAGCTCATTCAAGAGCAGAGTCTTCGGGTGGCGGAGGAGGGGCTGGAGCTCCTGTCCTTGGTTCCAG GCAGAGGTGACCACACCCTCCCGGGACTTGAAGGTGCTCCTGCCCATAGCACGGCCACCCTCCGCATCTTGGCCAGCATGCCCAGTCGCACCATTG GTCGCAGCCGTGGGGCTATCATCTCCCAGTACTACAACCGCACAGTGAGGCTTCGGCGCAGAAGCAGCCGGCCCCTGCTGGGGAATGTGGTGCGCTCTGCCCGGCCCAGCCTTCGCCTGTATGACCTGGAACTGGACCCTACAATCCTGGAGGAGGATG AGAAGCGGAGCCTGTTAGTGAAGGAGCTTCAGGGTCTGTCGGGGGCCCAGAGGGACCACATGGTCCGGAACATGCCCTTGAGTCTGGGTGAGAAGCGCTGGCTACG AGAGAAAAGTTGGAGTCCAAAAGGAAAGCAGCGGCGGGCCCACCAGGGCCACCGTGGGGCCTTCTCCTGCTGTAGCCGGCTCAGATACAGCTGCATGCTG GCTCTTCACAGCCTGGGGCTGGCACTGCTCTCAGGCCTGTACGCTGCCAGGCCGTGGCGCTACGCCCTGAAGCAGATTGGTGGTCAGTTTGGCTCCAGCGTCCTctcctacttcctcttcctcaAGACCCTGCTGGCCTTCAATGCTCTCATGCTGCTGCCTTTGCTGGCTTTCCTCGTGGGTGTGCAGGCGGCCTTCCCACCTGACCCAGCCGGCCCTGTGCCTTCCTTCTCTGGGCTGGAACTCTTCACTGGCGGG GGCCGGTTCACACACACTGTTATGTATTACGGCTACTACAGTAACACCACGCTGAGCCAGTCATGTGCCCCTCGGGAAGGTGGCCAGTGCAGTCCCAGGCTGCCCTACAGCATGCCACTGGCCTACCTCTTCACAGTGGGGGCCACCTTCTTCATCACCTGCATCGTTCTGGTGTACAG CATGTCCCACTCCTTTGGGGAGAGCTACCGGGTTGGCAGTACCAAGGGTATCCATGCCCTTACGGTCTTCTGCTCCTGGGACTACAAGGTGACCCAGAAGAGGGCTTCCCGTGTCCAGCAGGACAGCATCTGCACTCAGCTGAAG GAGCTGCTGGCTGAGTGGCAACTGCGAAAGCGCCCTCGGAGCGCGTGTGGGCGGCTGAGGCAGGTCGTCGTTCTAGGTCTGGGGTGGCTGCTGTGTCTGGGCACCACGATGGGCTGCACAGTGGCTGTCCTCACTTTCTCGGAGGTAATGATTCAG AGATCCGCCTCTGGTGGCCAAGGGGTGGAgatgctggccctgcccctggtggtcagtgttcttaacctggTTGCCTCCTACCTGTTCCGTGGTCTGGCCACTCTGGAGCGACATGAATCCCCGGTGCTGGAGGTATATACGGCCATCTGCAG GAACCTCATTCTGAAGATGGCCGTCCTGGGAGTGCTTTGCTATCACTGGCTGGGCCGCAGGGTGGCCGCTCTGCAGGGCCGCTGCTGGGAGGACTTTGTGGGCCAGGAACTGTACCGCTTCATGGTCGTGGATTTTATCTTCACGCTTTTGGACTCTCTTTTTGGCGAGTTGGTGTGGAG GATCATCTCAGAGAAGAAGCTCAAGAGGGGGCAGAAGCCTGAGTTTGACATTGCCAGGAATGTTCTGGACCTGATTTACGGACAGACCCTGACCTG GCTGGGCgtgctcttctctcctctcctgcctGCAGTGCAGAGTCTCAGGCTGCTCCTCCTTTTCCACATCAAGAAG gGTGCGGCCCTCGAGCACATGCGGCCCCTTCCGGACGCTGAACACCATGTACGAGGCAGGCACGGTCTGGGTGCGTCGCCTGGAGCGGGCAGGTTCCGGGGCCTCCTGGCTGCCCTGGCTGCACCACTTGCTGGTGGAGaacactttcttccttttcctggcGTCGGCCCTGCTGCT GTGGTGAAGGGACAACGGAAGGTCATCTGCCTGCTTAAGGAGCAGATCCGGAAT GAAGCCTGGAACAAGCGAATGCTGAGGTGCAGGGCTGGACGTTCCTCATGCGTGTGTTTGTAG
- the Tmc6 gene encoding transmembrane channel-like protein 6 isoform X8, with amino-acid sequence MAQPLALALDVAETTGEGDSLEPSPYEESEVHDSFHQLIQEQSLRVAEEGLELLSLVPGRGDHTLPGLEGAPAHSTATLRILASMPSRTIGRSRGAIISQYYNRTVRLRRRSSRPLLGNVVRSARPSLRLYDLELDPTILEEDEKRSLLVKELQGLSGAQRDHMVRNMPLSLGEKRWLREKSWSPKGKQRRAHQGHRGAFSCCSRLRYSCMLALHSLGLALLSGLYAARPWRYALKQIGGQFGSSVLSYFLFLKTLLAFNALMLLPLLAFLVGVQAAFPPDPAGPVPSFSGLELFTGGGRFTHTVMYYGYYSNTTLSQSCAPREGGQCSPRLPYSMPLAYLFTVGATFFITCIVLVYSMSHSFGESYRVGSTKGIHALTVFCSWDYKVTQKRASRVQQDSICTQLKELLAEWQLRKRPRSACGRLRQVVVLGLGWLLCLGTTMGCTVAVLTFSEVMIQRSASGGQGVEMLALPLVVSVLNLVASYLFRGLATLERHESPVLEVYTAICRNLILKMAVLGVLCYHWLGRRVAALQGRCWEDFVGQELYRFMVVDFIFTLLDSLFGELVWRIISEKKLKRGQKPEFDIARNVLDLIYGQTLTWLGVLFSPLLPAVQSLRLLLLFHIKKGAALEHMRPLPDAEHHVRGRHGLGASPGAGRFRGLLAALAAPLAGGEHFLPFPGVGPAAVVKGQRKVICLLKEQIRNEGEDKIFLINKLHSVYEEGRSRPGRTQEVTEPPARPEDGGDRRNPAPPVTVIPQAETWT; translated from the exons ATGGCTCAGCCGCTGGCTTTAGCCCTAGATGTCGCAGAGACCACAGGGGAAGGAGA CAGCCTGGAGCCCAGCCCCTATGAAGAGAGTGAAGTCCACGACTCCTTCCACCAGCTCATTCAAGAGCAGAGTCTTCGGGTGGCGGAGGAGGGGCTGGAGCTCCTGTCCTTGGTTCCAG GCAGAGGTGACCACACCCTCCCGGGACTTGAAGGTGCTCCTGCCCATAGCACGGCCACCCTCCGCATCTTGGCCAGCATGCCCAGTCGCACCATTG GTCGCAGCCGTGGGGCTATCATCTCCCAGTACTACAACCGCACAGTGAGGCTTCGGCGCAGAAGCAGCCGGCCCCTGCTGGGGAATGTGGTGCGCTCTGCCCGGCCCAGCCTTCGCCTGTATGACCTGGAACTGGACCCTACAATCCTGGAGGAGGATG AGAAGCGGAGCCTGTTAGTGAAGGAGCTTCAGGGTCTGTCGGGGGCCCAGAGGGACCACATGGTCCGGAACATGCCCTTGAGTCTGGGTGAGAAGCGCTGGCTACG AGAGAAAAGTTGGAGTCCAAAAGGAAAGCAGCGGCGGGCCCACCAGGGCCACCGTGGGGCCTTCTCCTGCTGTAGCCGGCTCAGATACAGCTGCATGCTG GCTCTTCACAGCCTGGGGCTGGCACTGCTCTCAGGCCTGTACGCTGCCAGGCCGTGGCGCTACGCCCTGAAGCAGATTGGTGGTCAGTTTGGCTCCAGCGTCCTctcctacttcctcttcctcaAGACCCTGCTGGCCTTCAATGCTCTCATGCTGCTGCCTTTGCTGGCTTTCCTCGTGGGTGTGCAGGCGGCCTTCCCACCTGACCCAGCCGGCCCTGTGCCTTCCTTCTCTGGGCTGGAACTCTTCACTGGCGGG GGCCGGTTCACACACACTGTTATGTATTACGGCTACTACAGTAACACCACGCTGAGCCAGTCATGTGCCCCTCGGGAAGGTGGCCAGTGCAGTCCCAGGCTGCCCTACAGCATGCCACTGGCCTACCTCTTCACAGTGGGGGCCACCTTCTTCATCACCTGCATCGTTCTGGTGTACAG CATGTCCCACTCCTTTGGGGAGAGCTACCGGGTTGGCAGTACCAAGGGTATCCATGCCCTTACGGTCTTCTGCTCCTGGGACTACAAGGTGACCCAGAAGAGGGCTTCCCGTGTCCAGCAGGACAGCATCTGCACTCAGCTGAAG GAGCTGCTGGCTGAGTGGCAACTGCGAAAGCGCCCTCGGAGCGCGTGTGGGCGGCTGAGGCAGGTCGTCGTTCTAGGTCTGGGGTGGCTGCTGTGTCTGGGCACCACGATGGGCTGCACAGTGGCTGTCCTCACTTTCTCGGAGGTAATGATTCAG AGATCCGCCTCTGGTGGCCAAGGGGTGGAgatgctggccctgcccctggtggtcagtgttcttaacctggTTGCCTCCTACCTGTTCCGTGGTCTGGCCACTCTGGAGCGACATGAATCCCCGGTGCTGGAGGTATATACGGCCATCTGCAG GAACCTCATTCTGAAGATGGCCGTCCTGGGAGTGCTTTGCTATCACTGGCTGGGCCGCAGGGTGGCCGCTCTGCAGGGCCGCTGCTGGGAGGACTTTGTGGGCCAGGAACTGTACCGCTTCATGGTCGTGGATTTTATCTTCACGCTTTTGGACTCTCTTTTTGGCGAGTTGGTGTGGAG GATCATCTCAGAGAAGAAGCTCAAGAGGGGGCAGAAGCCTGAGTTTGACATTGCCAGGAATGTTCTGGACCTGATTTACGGACAGACCCTGACCTG GCTGGGCgtgctcttctctcctctcctgcctGCAGTGCAGAGTCTCAGGCTGCTCCTCCTTTTCCACATCAAGAAG gGTGCGGCCCTCGAGCACATGCGGCCCCTTCCGGACGCTGAACACCATGTACGAGGCAGGCACGGTCTGGGTGCGTCGCCTGGAGCGGGCAGGTTCCGGGGCCTCCTGGCTGCCCTGGCTGCACCACTTGCTGGTGGAGaacactttcttccttttcctggcGTCGGCCCTGCTGCT GTGGTGAAGGGACAACGGAAGGTCATCTGCCTGCTTAAGGAGCAGATCCGGAAT GAAGGAGAGGACAAGATCTTCCTGATCAACAAGCTTCACTCTGTTTACGAGGAGGGAAGGAGCAG GCCTGGCCGAACCCAGGAAGTTACTGAACCACCTGCCCGGCCTGAGGATGGAGGGGACAGAAGGAATCCTGCACCCCCAGTCACTGTGATCCCACAGGCAGAGACTTGGACCTGA